The genome window TATTCCTTGCCCTGCTCATCCCAGCGGGTGGGGATGTGGGTGACGGTGTTGGCGTTGACGCTCTTGACCTTGCCGATGATGCCCTCGAGGACGTAGTTCCAGTGGCAGAACATGTCGGTGGTCATGCCGCCGCCGTCTTCCTTGCGGTAGTTCCAGGACGGGCGCTGTGCGGGCTGGTGATCGCCTTCGAACACCCAGTAGCCAAACTCGCCGCGCAGGGACAGGATGCGGCCAAAGAAGCCTTCGTCCACAAGGCGGCGCAGCTTGACGAGGCCCGGCAGGTAAAGCTTGTCGTGGACGACACCGGCGGTGACGCCGGCTTCACGGGCGATGCGGGCGAGCTCAACGGCTTCGGCGAGGGTCTCGGCGGTGGGCTTCTCGGTGTAGATGTGCTTGCCGGCGGCCATGGCCTTCTTGAGGGTGGCGGCACGCAGCGAGGTCATGGAGGCGTCGAAGACGACGTCGACCGTGGGATCGGCGATGATCCCGTCCAGGTCGGTGGTCCAGTGCTCAACCTTGTGCAGCTGGGCCAGGTCGCGGATCTTCGCTTCGTTGCGGCCCACCAGGATGGGCTCGACCTGCACTCTGGTTCCGTCGGCGAGGGTGACGCCACCCTGCTCGCGGATGGGCAGGATGGAGCGCACCAGGTGCTGCCGGTAACCCATCCGGCCGGTGATGCCATTCATCGCGATGCGGATGGTCTTGGTCTCTGTCACGTTCTCTCCCGAAGGGTTTTGAAAGTTGGTGGAAAGCGCTTTCCAATATAGGGTAGTGACACAGACCACGTCAACCCCTCCCGCGTCCTGCAGATGCGTAGCTCCGGCATTCGATCAGGAACTGCCATCTGCTCTTCAGCGGGGGTGCACCTAAAGGAGCCCGGTGGCAGCAGTAACCCTCTCCGGCGTCGCACGCCATGCCGGCGTCTCGCTGGCCACCGCCTCGCGCGTACTCAACGGATCGTCGCGCCGACCCGCGGAGGAGATCGCTGAACGTGTCCGAGCCGCCGCTGCTGAGCTCGGCTACGTACCCAACGCGCAGGCCCAGGCTCTGGCGCGGTCCTCCACCGGGCTGGTGGGCCTCGTGGTCCACGACATCTCAGATCCCTACTTCTCATCGATCGCCCGAGGTGTGCAGCACGCCGCACGCCAATACCAGCGCCAGGTGCTGCTGGCCAGCACCGATCCTTCCGAAGGAGCAGAGCGCGACGCCGTCAGCGCCTTCGCCTCGCATCGCACGGACGCGATCATCCTCGCCGGTTCACGGCGGGCGCACGCGGACCCGGAGCTTGAGCGTGAACTGGCCCGGTACGAGCAGAACGGCGGACACGTCGTCACGATCGGCGGATCGCCCGGGTCCGGATCCACGGTCCGGGTGGGCAATGCCGAGGGGGCGGCGGCGCTGGTTTCCGAACTGGTCTCCCGCGGGCTCACCCGGTTCGCCATCCTGGCGGGACCACCGGAGCTCAACACCGCACGGGAGCGGGTTGCCGGCTTCACGGATTCATTGAAGGCAGCCGGACTGGAGGCAGCCGCCGTCGTCAGCAGTGCCTTCACCCGGGAGGGCGGCTACGAGGCAGCGCAGGAATGCTGGAAGCAGCTCCACGGCGAGCGCGGCATCTGCCTGCTGGCCGTCAACGATGTCATGGCCATCGGCGCCATTGCCGGCCTGCGCGACGTCGGCGCCCATGTTCCGGCTGACGCCCTCGTCACCGGCTTCGACGACATCCCCACCCTGCGCGATTTCTCACCCGCCCTGACAACCGTGCGCCTGCCGCTGGAACAGCTGGGCGAACTGGCAGCGAATCTGGCTCTCAACCCGGAGCAGGGCGAACAGGGCCCCATCCAGGGCGAAGTCCTGATCCGTGAATCAGCAGGAGCAGATAAATGAAAATTCTGATCGCACCCGACAAGTTCAAGGGCACCCTGAGCGGGGCCGGCGCGGCCGCCGCTCTGGCCGAAGGTATTCTGCGCGTACTTCCCGAGGCGGAGATCACCGCCCAACCCATCGCCGACGGCGGAGAGGGCACCCTCGAGGCGGTGCTTGCCACGGGCGGCGTGCAGCAGGAAACAACGGTGCGTGGACCAATTGATGACACGGTCACCGCTTCGTGGGCCCTGACCGGCACAACCGCCGTAATTGAAACCGCCCGCGCCAGCGGCCTTGAGTTCGTCACCCCGACGCCGGCAACGGCGGCTGCCGCGCACTGCTTCGGCAGCGGCCAGCTCCTCGCCGCCGCGCTCGACGCCGGTGCCACCGAAATCGTGCTCGGCGTGGGCGGCTCCGCCATGACTGACGGCGGCTCCGGTGCGTTAAGAGCACTTGGGGCGAAGGTCCTGGACAGCAACGGAGATGAGTTGCCGCTCGGCGGGCTCGCGCTGGCGCGGGCGGCCCGGCTTGATCTTTCCGGTTTGGACCGCCGGTTGAGGGATGTTCGCCTGCGTATTGCGGTCGACGTTCAGAATCCGCTTCACGGCCCCGACGGCGCCGCGCATGTCTTCGGCGCCCAGAAGGGTGCCGATCAAGGTCTTCGCGAAGAGCTGGATGCGGCGCTCGTGCGTTGGGCACAGGTCCTCATGGAGGCCACCGGCGTCGATGTCCAGCGCCCGGGTGCCGGTGCGGCTGGCGGATTCCCTGCCGCTTTCATCGCCTGCACCGCGGCCGCTTTGGAACCCGGATTCGATCTTGTTGCCGACCTGCTGGGACTGGACGCCAAGCTGGCAGCTGCGGACCTTGTGGTGACCGGCGAGGGATCGCTCGATAGCCAGTCCGAGTTCGGCAAGGCGCCGTTGGGCCTGGCGGATCGGGCACTGGCACTCGGCCTTCCGGTACTTGCCGTGGCTGGCCGGATCACCCTGTCGGAGGCCGCGTTACAGGGTCACGGGGTGCTCGGTTCGCGCAGCCTCGCCGATATTGCGCCCTCTGTTGAGGCGGCCATGAACGACGCCGGACGGTACGCCGCAGACGCGGCAGAGGCTGTTTCCAGCGCTTATCTTTCCCTCTCGCGTCAGGCTTGACAGCCCCCTTTCGCTGGTTGCACGGTTGAT of Arthrobacter sp. JZ12 contains these proteins:
- a CDS encoding Gfo/Idh/MocA family oxidoreductase yields the protein MNGITGRMGYRQHLVRSILPIREQGGVTLADGTRVQVEPILVGRNEAKIRDLAQLHKVEHWTTDLDGIIADPTVDVVFDASMTSLRAATLKKAMAAGKHIYTEKPTAETLAEAVELARIAREAGVTAGVVHDKLYLPGLVKLRRLVDEGFFGRILSLRGEFGYWVFEGDHQPAQRPSWNYRKEDGGGMTTDMFCHWNYVLEGIIGKVKSVNANTVTHIPTRWDEQGKEYKATADDAAYGIFELETPAGDQVLAQINSSWAVRVYRDELVEFQIDGTHGSAVAGLNKCVAQQRAHTPKPVWNPDLPVTESFRDQWQEVPANAELDNGFKLQWEEFLRDVSAGREHRFGLLSAARGVQLAELGLQSSAERRTLDIPEITL
- a CDS encoding LacI family DNA-binding transcriptional regulator → MAAVTLSGVARHAGVSLATASRVLNGSSRRPAEEIAERVRAAAAELGYVPNAQAQALARSSTGLVGLVVHDISDPYFSSIARGVQHAARQYQRQVLLASTDPSEGAERDAVSAFASHRTDAIILAGSRRAHADPELERELARYEQNGGHVVTIGGSPGSGSTVRVGNAEGAAALVSELVSRGLTRFAILAGPPELNTARERVAGFTDSLKAAGLEAAAVVSSAFTREGGYEAAQECWKQLHGERGICLLAVNDVMAIGAIAGLRDVGAHVPADALVTGFDDIPTLRDFSPALTTVRLPLEQLGELAANLALNPEQGEQGPIQGEVLIRESAGADK
- a CDS encoding glycerate kinase; translation: MKILIAPDKFKGTLSGAGAAAALAEGILRVLPEAEITAQPIADGGEGTLEAVLATGGVQQETTVRGPIDDTVTASWALTGTTAVIETARASGLEFVTPTPATAAAAHCFGSGQLLAAALDAGATEIVLGVGGSAMTDGGSGALRALGAKVLDSNGDELPLGGLALARAARLDLSGLDRRLRDVRLRIAVDVQNPLHGPDGAAHVFGAQKGADQGLREELDAALVRWAQVLMEATGVDVQRPGAGAAGGFPAAFIACTAAALEPGFDLVADLLGLDAKLAAADLVVTGEGSLDSQSEFGKAPLGLADRALALGLPVLAVAGRITLSEAALQGHGVLGSRSLADIAPSVEAAMNDAGRYAADAAEAVSSAYLSLSRQA